aatcactgaagctggagacccatatctccctcactagctttaagcaccagctgtcagagcagctcacagatcactgcacctgtacatagcccatctgtaaacagcccatccaactacctcatccctatactgtatgtatttatttatcttgctcctttgcaccccagtatctctatttgcacattcatcttctgcatatctaccattccagtatctaattgctatattgtaattactttgccaccatggcctatttattgccttacctcccttatcttacctcatttgcactcactgtatatagaatttacttttttctactgtattattgactgtatgtttgtttattccatgtataactctgtgttgttgtatgtgttgaactgctgtgctttatcttggccaggtcgcagttgtaaatgagaacttgttctcaactagcctacctggttaaaaaaaaagtgaaataaaacaaattaaaaataaataaagtcactaaacatcaatgtgaaagactggtggagagcatgccaagacgcaTAAAAGCTGTTATTTAAAATCAGGGTCattccaccaaatattgatttctgaactcttcctaagttaaaacattagtattgtgttgtttaaaaatgaatatgaacttattttctttgtattatttgaggtctgacaaaactgcatattttttgttatttttaccagttgtcattttctgcaaataaatgctctaaatgacaatatttttatttggattttgggagaaatgtcagtagtttgtagaataatagaacaAAAATGCCTTCTCACAAAaatgccttctcaccaagctgcttgcctattgtcctgtagcccatcctagccttgtgcaggtctacaatttatccctgatgtccttacacagctctctggtcttggacATTGTGgcgaggttggagtctgtttgattgagtgtgtggacaggtgtcttttatacaggtaacaagttcaaacaggtgcagttaatacaggtaatgagtggagaacaggagggtctgtgagagccggaattcttactggttggtaggtgatcaaatacttatgtcatgcaataaaatgcaaattaattacttaaaaatcatacaatgtgattttctggatttttttttagattccgtctctcacagttgaagtgtacctatgataaaaagtacagacctctacatgcttttgtaagtaggaaaacctgcaaaatcagcagtgtatcaaatacttcttctccccactgtatatatacagtaccagtgaaaagtttggacacacctactcattccagggtttttctttatttttattattttctacattgtagaataatagtgaagacatcaacactatgaaataacacatggaatcttgtagtaaccaaaaaagtgttaaacaaatcaaaagatattttatatttgagattcttcaaagtagccaccctttgccttgatgacagctttggcattctctcaaccagcttcatgatgtagtcacctggaatgcatttcaattaacaggtatgctttttttttaagttaatttgtggaatttctttccttaatgcttttgagccaatcagttgtgctgtgacaaggtaggggtggtatacagaatattgccctatttggtaaaagaccaagaccatattatggcaagaacagttcaaataagcaaagagaaatgaaagtccattattactttaagacagtaaatccggaaaatttcaagaactttgaaagtttcttcaagtgcagtcgcaaaaaccatcaagcgctatgataaaactggctctcatgaggaccgccacaggaaaggaagacccagagttacctctgctgcagaggataagttcattagagttaccagcctcagaaattgcagcccaaataaatgcttcacagagttcaagtaacagacacatctcaacatcgaatgttcagaggagactgcgtgaaccaggccttcatggtcgaattgctgcaaagaaaccactactaaaggacaccaataataagaagagacttgcttgggccaagaaacacaagtaatggacattaggctggtggaaatctgtcctttggtctgagtccaaatttgagatttttcatcagatgacctggcctccacaattccccgacctcaatccaattgagatggtttgggatgagttggaccgcagagtgaaggaaaagcagccaacaagtgctcagcatatgtggaaactcagcataagtgtagaaaatagtacaaataaagaaataccattgaataagtaggtgtccaaacttttgactggtactgtgtgtatatatatatataaatatatattttttacaaatcaGACTAGTCTAAAAAGGGTATTACTTAGCTGGGTTGGGGTTAGTTCtacaaattcaaattaaattcccTCCCTGTAAATTCCATTTATTTCAATTCAAATTCCAGGTCAGTTTAGAGAATTCAATTCCTCTCAATCCAGTGTTAGGTATATTCCCAGAATTCAATTACTAATTTCATATTATCCACAATGCTACAAATTCCCATTTGAATTCAATTCCATCAGGCTTTCAGGCTGATAATGTCACCGTTCAGATAGCCTAGCTATACTGGAAATatagaaatacaagctgaaattaTTTAAAACAATTCATGCAGTCAATTTTTTATACTTGTGCATTAATTACATTAACTGGGAAATGTACACATTGAATTCCAATTGAATTCCAAAGATTCGTTTTTATTTTACAATTCCAATTCAAACAGTCAAATTCCATAACTTGAAGATTGTTGAAATTTATAATTGAATTCAATGTAAATTCTCCACTTCATGAGTGAATTCaagaattgaattggaatttcaaattaaattggaattgaccccaaacctgtTACTAAGGCCTAGATTAAATCCGTAGCACAGAAGATCCATCATATTGCGCGATTAACATTTAAAGGTCATTTTTCTGTGAatgtgggaacattgcctttaaatttaaaaCGTTTACTATGTTAAATGAAAGTTGAAATTAGATACGAATTCTACTTTGGTCATTGTAATAATGAAATTGGTGGAGCTCCACTTCCTTCCTAGTTCAGTCCATGGTCCCTCTGTTTGTCCTCAGTAGAGTCTCCCCATCTGGGCTCGGGGAAACTGGGCCATAGGGTTGTACTCCAGAGCTGAGTAGAGGGGAGCAGGTGAACTGGGCACAGGATACCGAGACATGCCTTCTCTCTAGAAGATAGAAACAGATCTCATGTCAAAACACTGCTTTCTATATCAGCCTGGTCATCTAGGGGCTAACTAACACGGACCTTTAGGCTAAGATTAAAGACACGTTTCAGCCACAGTTTCGCCCTACAGTTTGCTTGTCCAGTTGATCAGTTGAATTTATCATATTGTTCAATAGGGGTAAGTAATCACTCACCATCATGCCGTTGTATCCAGGTGGGGGCTGTGTTGGTCTCATGTGCTGGTCGTCATAACGGTCTGGAGGTGGCGCTCTGTCTTCATACGGGTTCCTTGGCGATGGAGACTTGGGATAGGGGTTACCCAGGGGCTGGGTCATACCTGTAGCATAGCTGACAGTTCAAAACAATACTTAGAATGTAGTTGAAAGGGCACATGATCATATAACTTGACATGGAACAAAGTCCTGTGTACGATTGAAAGCACACAAATCAAAAGAAACGGGCTTGTATGGCTGGCTCGCAGGGTTGGCTAAAAATTAGCTATTTAAAGTAGGTCGCATACTGCTTGGTGAAGGGCTGAGAGAGCATAGAGATCAACATTtcaacagtatatattttttgtcaataacaaaagttaaaATAACATGCTGGAAATGGGTATGGATAACGTCAGTGTCATGTTCCTCAAATCACTGGATGACTACTAATACTGTGTAGAGGGAGCATTGTCCTGTTGTCGTCTCTAATTCTGTTGAACTTTTTGTCTATCACGGAGAATTGTATGTTAAGACAAACAAAATGTGTACAACATCACTGCCATTGAACAAAGTATTacactgaaaaacacaaaaactaGCTTACTTGTATGGCTGGCTTGGAGGATAGGCCAAAGACGATCTATCTAAAGAGGGTTGAATACTGTTTGGTGAAGGGCTAAGAGAATGAAAAGAACAATATAGTAAATGGGATGATTTTAAATTTTTTGAAAAGAGAACCACAGTAATTCCTGATTACTTTTGGGGGTTTATTTaacaaagtaaaaaataataatttgcttAGAATGCATTTTGGATACATTCCATTTGACAGTCTTACATGGGCTTACCTGTACGGCTGGCTTGTAAGGTTTTTCAAAGACGATCTATCAAAACTGGGCCGCATGCCGTTTGGTTGGGGGCTAAGAGAGTAGAGAGATCAACATTTCAATTAAAGCACATTATAACATTGCAGACCAAATAAGGATCCCCATAATGAAAGTGAAAACCAGTGGCATGTTGAATTTTGTTCAGACAGCTAACCTGTAAGGGCGGTTGGGTAAGTTGGCCATGGGAAACCTCTCCTGGGTGGGCTGAATACTGGAGGGCTTTGGCCGATTCTTCAGAAATAAGACAAATAGAGACAGTTGCTCAGGGCAATGTTTACTGttcaaaatgtaaaaatgttgctTGACAGTGTAATAAACTAAAACAGAGATTGTTGCTACATAATAAATGTTAATCTAACGGGGCAATATAATGTACAATAACAAAGACAAAGAAATGCTTCAATGTTGTGGTGCGAAACTCCTGGTGAAATGCATAGCACATAGAATTAAACAGGTTTCACTAGATAACTGTTCATTCTGATCAGACAggctttttacatggacgatacattggagataatatacgacaattacttgaaacaatagaacactatggaaAATCAAAGAAACCGGGCCTAGTTTTGATAAAGTACGATTACAATTTATATATActgtagcagtcaaaagtttggacacacctactcattcaagggtttttctttatttttagtattttctacattgtagaatagtagtgaagacatcaaaactatgaaataacacatatggattcatgtagtaaccaaaaaagtgtaggacaaatcaaaatatattgtacGTTTTAGATTcctcaatgtagccaccctttgccttgatgacagctttgcactcttggcattctctgaaccagcttcacctggaatgcttttccaaccgtcttgaaggagttcccacatatgctgagcacttattggctgcttttcctttagtctgcgatccaactcatcccaaaccatctcagttgggttgaggttgggtgattgtagaggccaggtcatctgatgcagcactccatcactctccttcttggtaaaatagcccttacacagcctggaggtgtgttgggtcattgtcctgttgaaaacaaatgatagtcccactaagcgcaaaccagatgggatggcgtattgctgaagaatgctgtggtagccatgctggttaagtgtgggttgaattctaaataaatcactgacagtgtcaccaacagggcacccccagaccatcacacctcctcctccatgcttcactgtaggaaccacacatacagagatcatccgttcatctactctggtctcacaaagacacggcggttgtaaccaaaaatctcaaatttggactcatcagaccaaaggacagatttccaccagtctaatgtccattgctcgtgtttcttggcccaagcaagtctcttcttcttattggtgtcctttagtagtggattctttgcagcaattcgaccatgaaggcctgattcacacagtctcctctgaacagttgatgttgagatgtgtctgttacttgaactctgttaagcatttatttgggctgcaatttttgaggccggtaactttaatgaacttattctctgcagcagaggtaactttgggtcttcctttcctgtggcggtcctcatgagagtcagtttcgtcataatgcttgatggtttttgcgactgcacttgaagaaactttcaaaattcttgaAATCTTCCagattaactgaccttcatgtcttaaagtaatgatagactgtcatttctctttgcttatttgctataatatggacttggtcttttactaaatagagctgtcttctgtataccacccctaccttgtcacaacacaactgattggctcaaacgcattaaggaggaaaggAATTcgacaaatgaacttttaatcaggcacacctgttaattgaaatgcattccaggtgactacatcatgaagctggttgagaaaatagtgtgcaaagctgtcatcaaggcaaagggtggctactttgaagaatctcaaatgtaaaatatatttagatttgttgaacacttttttggttactacatgattccatatgtgttatttcatagttttgatgtcttcaatattattctacaatgtagaaaatactaaaagtaatgaaaaaccctggaatgagtgggtgtgtccaaatatTTCACTGGTACGTACTGtagatatctatatatataaaaaaagaaaaatatatatttctgttACCTGAACACTGTGTATAAAAGTGCCAtgcgtgtatgtatgtatgtaatatgtaaaatgtatatgtgaAATGTATGTATTGGTAGCAAAAAAGCTGTAAAAACAAAAGTTAATTTTGTCCTCCGAAGAGGgggttaataaaaaatatataaaattaaacaaaaaaattGAAGACTAAGAAATTCTGGACTATTCAGCTATGTACAATAGCCATGGCAGTGTAAATCATCCTGTGATAGAGTTTAGTACCCTGTGAGTTGGTTGGTTTTATGACCTTAGAAGAATACCTACAGTTGAATTTATCTGAGGTAAAAGATTGACTGCATAATTGCTGGGAGATACAGAATCCCTAATTTAGCAAGATCTCTGGATGTGTCATCACCATTGGAAATATCATTAAACTATATGTTGGTCAAATACCATGTGGAGATTTAAGTAAAGGACTCAAGCTACTCACCGGCATGTCTGAGGCAAACACAGTGTTGGTGAACATGTCATCTTGGTTATTTCTATCATATGTTGTTGGTGACATTGCATTATTTGTGAAACTGAAAAGAGTGAAATGTACATTATAAATATATGATAAGTGTCTGGTCATTTCAAACCTGAAACAAGACTGTGGACAAATGTaccctacagagggtagtgcataccgcccagtacatcactggggctaagctgcctgccatccaggacctctacaccaggcggtgtcagaggaaggccctaaaaattgtcaaagaccccagccaccccagtcatagaatgTTTTCTCTACTAGCACAtggcaaccctaaccctaactggagcgtcaagtctaggaccaaaaggcttctcaacagtttttaccctgaagtcataagactcctgaacaagtaatcaaatggctacctggactatttctttacttatctattgttcacctaatacctattttttacttaaaaatcgcactgttggttagggcctgtaagtaagcagttcactgtaaggtctacacttgttgtactcggcacacatgacaaataaactttgattttgatttgaatcaATTCTGCTAAATATTTTTAACAAGCTTATTTCCTGATACTAGGTACCATACAATGTGCAAAACACATGGAAATAATGAGCCTTGTCCaaaccctctccccctctcacccctctgtcTGATCCTTTTGTTTCTCAGCTGGTTTCCTTGAGTAATGGACACACTGGACCGTCACACCAACAATAGCAGCCAGGGCCAATCCTGGTAGAGTTGCTACCAGGGCGAAAGTCAAGATGGTCCACTCAAAGTCACAATTCTCCCCTATGTACCACGTGTTTATGTAGTTCTTACACCTGAAAAGGAACACAACAGCAAATTCTGAATGATTTTCTAATTAGGTCTGATGCCAAAACCCAAAATattaaaatacactgctcaaaaaaataaagggaacacttaaacaacacaatgtaactccaagtcaatcacacttctgtgaaatcaaactgtccaattaggaagcaacactgattgacaataaatttcacatgctgttgtgcaaatggtatagacaaaaggtggaaattataggcaattagcaagacacccccaaaaaaggagtgattctgcaggtggtgaccacagaccacttctcagttcctatgcttcctggctgatgttttggtcacttttgaatgctggcggtgctctcactctagtggtagcatgagacggagtctacaacccacacaagtggctcaggtagtgcagttcatccaggatggcacatcaatgcgagctgtggcaaaaaggtttgctgtgtctgtcagcgtagtgtccagagcatggaggcgctaccaggagacaggccagtacatcaggagacgtggaggaggccgtaggagggcaacaacccagcagcaggaccgctacctccgcctttgtgcaaggaggtgcactgccagagccctgcaaaatgacctccagcaggccacaaatgtgcatgtgtctgctcaaacggtcagaaacagactccatgagggtggtatgagggcccgacgtccacaggtgggggttgtgcttacagcccagcaccgtgcaggacgtttggcatttgccagagaacaccaagattggcaaattcgccactggcgccctgtgctcttcacagatgaaagcaggttcacactgagcacatgagcacatgtgacagacgtgacagagtctggagacgccgtggagaacgttctgctgcctgcaacatcctccagcatgaccggtttggcggtgggtcagtcatggtgtggggtggcatttctttgtggggccgcacagccctccatgtgctcgccagaggtagcctgactgccattaggtaccgagatgagatcctcagaccccttgtgagaccatatgctgacacatgcacatttgtggcctgctggaggtcattttgcagggctctggcagtgcacctccttgcacaaaggcggaggtagcggtcctgctgctgggttgttgccctcctacggcctcctccacgtctcctgatgtactggcctgtctcctggtagcgcctccatgctctggacactacgctgacagacacagcaaacctttttgccacagctcgcattgatgtgccatcctggatgaactgcactacctgagccacttgtgtgggttgtagactccgtctcatgctaccactagagtgagagcaccgccagcattcaaaagtgaccaaaacatcagccaggaagcataggaactgagaagtggtctgtggtcaccacctgcagaatcactccttttttggaggtgtcttgctaattgcctataatttccaccttttgtctattccatttgcacaacagcatgtgaaatttattgtcaatcagtgttgcttcctaattggacagtttgatttcacagaagtgtgattgacttggagttacattgtgttgtttaagtgttccctttatttttttgagcagtgtatatacaaatatgcactgagtatacaaaacattaagaacacctgctctttccatg
The sequence above is a segment of the Salvelinus alpinus chromosome 1, SLU_Salpinus.1, whole genome shotgun sequence genome. Coding sequences within it:
- the LOC139565812 gene encoding enamelin-like, translating into MFTNTVFASDMPNRPKPSSIQPTQERFPMANLPNRPYSPQPNGMRPSFDRSSLKNLTSQPYSYATGMTQPLGNPYPKSPSPRNPYEDRAPPPDRYDDQHMRPTQPPPGYNGMMREGMSRYPVPSSPAPLYSALEYNPMAQFPRAQMGRLY